One window from the genome of Scyliorhinus torazame isolate Kashiwa2021f chromosome 3, sScyTor2.1, whole genome shotgun sequence encodes:
- the LOC140408478 gene encoding immunoglobulin J chain-like, whose amino-acid sequence MMKTKHVLGLLAAILLYTALASADSQLLVSSKCKLLEVKSRIVVTELPTGARVEHIARDIKIIVPLRTRENILDPTSPIRTKFVYKISDFCKNCTPKSSPLVPQCNPKPPPIDECFAHENKTCGHAQRREVDFWQQKPTLAPVETTEDLSSISDAP is encoded by the exons ATGATGAAGACTAAACACGTGCTCGGGCTACTTGCAGCAATTCTACTTTACACAGCTCTTGCATCAG CTGACAGCCAACTTCTAGTTTCATCGAAATGTAAGCTTTTGGAGGTGAAATCCCGAATTGTTGTGACTGAATTACCTACTGGTGCAAGAGTGGAACATATCGCCAGAGATATAAAAATCAT AGTTCCACTGCGAACCAGAGAGAACATTTTAGATCCAACCTCCCCAATTCGGACCAAGTTTGTCTACAAGATTTCAGATTT CTGCAAGAATTGCACCCCAAAGTCATCTCCACTCGTACCTCAGtgcaaccccaaacctccacccattGATGAATGTTTCGCCCATGAAAACAAAACATGCGGGCACGCTCAAAGGCGTGAAGTTGATTTCTGGCAACAAAAACCTACACTGGCACCCGTTGAAACAACAGAAGATTTGTCATCGATATCAGATGCTCCGTAG